A region of Thermococcus barossii DNA encodes the following proteins:
- a CDS encoding 2-oxoglutarate ferredoxin oxidoreductase subunit delta, which translates to MSDVEGKTVVERSDYLVTGKAEGIVEIDVDTFLCKGCGICVEMCPRKVFEWSKELSEKGVHYPVPVHAEKCVKCKLCELLCPDFAIAVRW; encoded by the coding sequence ATGTCAGATGTCGAAGGGAAAACCGTGGTCGAAAGGTCTGACTACCTCGTGACCGGCAAGGCGGAAGGAATCGTTGAAATCGACGTGGACACTTTTCTGTGCAAGGGCTGCGGTATCTGCGTCGAGATGTGCCCCAGAAAGGTCTTTGAGTGGAGCAAAGAGCTAAGCGAGAAAGGTGTCCACTACCCCGTTCCCGTTCACGCCGAGAAGTGCGTCAAGTGCAAGCTCTGCGAGCTCCTCTGCCCCGACTTCGCCATAGCCGTAAGGTGGTGA
- a CDS encoding archaeosine biosynthesis radical SAM protein RaSEA, with the protein MTYWTSEDNVAGKPGTALFIILPTIGCYRFRINQACYMCAYPTAAPKVRWSQDAIVDYVREALKKIEGKEGPFAVRMFTSGSFLDNGELKPETRRRIFEILAKMDNVEEIVIESRSELVRYDAVKELAEIVPGKHFEVAIGLETANDDIADVSINKGNTFEDFVKAAEITHEAGAKVKTYLLLKPIFLGERDGIEDIKESIIKAEPYTDTFSINITDIQKGTLYERLWEKGEYRPPWLWSAVEVLIWAKKRFPNKRILSDPVGAGSKRGPHNCLTDYDRVIGRAIKKFSATQDISYIENLKPECREKWDYIVENGLLDWQLMTW; encoded by the coding sequence ATGACCTACTGGACGAGCGAGGACAACGTCGCTGGAAAGCCGGGAACGGCACTGTTCATCATACTCCCGACTATAGGCTGCTACCGCTTCAGGATTAACCAGGCCTGCTACATGTGCGCATATCCAACGGCAGCGCCCAAGGTTAGGTGGAGCCAGGACGCGATAGTGGACTACGTGAGAGAGGCTTTGAAGAAGATTGAGGGAAAGGAGGGTCCCTTCGCCGTGAGGATGTTCACCTCGGGCTCGTTCCTTGACAACGGTGAGCTTAAACCCGAGACGAGGAGGAGAATCTTTGAAATCCTGGCGAAGATGGACAACGTCGAGGAGATAGTTATAGAGAGTAGGAGCGAGCTGGTTCGCTACGATGCCGTTAAGGAGCTGGCCGAGATAGTCCCCGGTAAGCACTTTGAGGTTGCGATCGGCCTTGAGACAGCAAACGACGATATTGCCGACGTCTCAATCAACAAGGGAAACACCTTCGAGGACTTCGTTAAGGCGGCGGAGATAACACACGAGGCAGGAGCGAAGGTTAAGACCTACCTCCTGCTGAAGCCCATCTTCCTGGGCGAGAGGGATGGAATTGAGGACATCAAGGAGAGCATAATCAAGGCAGAACCCTACACTGATACCTTCTCGATAAACATCACGGACATCCAGAAGGGGACGCTCTACGAGAGGCTATGGGAAAAAGGTGAATACCGCCCGCCCTGGCTCTGGAGTGCGGTCGAGGTTCTAATCTGGGCTAAGAAGCGCTTCCCGAACAAGAGGATCCTCAGCGACCCGGTGGGAGCTGGTTCAAAGAGGGGACCCCACAACTGCCTCACCGACTACGACAGGGTCATAGGCAGGGCAATAAAGAAGTTCTCCGCGACTCAGGACATCAGCTACATCGAGAATCTCAAGCCCGAGTGCCGCGAGAAATGGGATTACATAGTCGAGAACGGCCTCCTCGACTGGCAGCTGATGACGTGGTGA
- the surE gene encoding 5'/3'-nucleotidase SurE, with protein sequence MPRILITNDDGIYSRGLRAAVQAVAGLGEVYVVAPLYQMSASGRAMTLHRPLRAKLVDVPGAKIAYGIDGTPTDCVIFALARFTEFDLAISGINLGENLSTEITVSGTASAAIEAATNGIPSIAISLEVSREKYKFGEGNEVDFSVASYFLRKVARAVLRNGLPDGVDMLNVNVPSDASEETGIAVTRLAHRMYRPTIEERIDPKGNPYYWIVGRKCREFELGTDAYALKVERKVSVTPINIDMTARVDLEDLYELLVI encoded by the coding sequence ATGCCAAGGATACTCATCACGAACGACGACGGGATTTATTCCAGGGGCTTGAGGGCCGCCGTCCAAGCGGTGGCAGGCCTTGGGGAGGTTTACGTTGTCGCGCCCCTCTATCAGATGAGTGCGAGCGGAAGGGCCATGACCCTGCACAGGCCCCTCAGAGCCAAGCTCGTTGACGTCCCGGGGGCGAAGATAGCATACGGCATAGACGGAACTCCAACGGACTGTGTGATATTCGCCCTAGCGCGCTTTACGGAGTTCGACCTGGCGATAAGCGGCATCAACCTTGGGGAAAACCTGAGCACCGAGATAACGGTCTCGGGAACAGCTTCGGCCGCCATAGAGGCCGCCACCAATGGAATTCCAAGCATAGCGATAAGCCTTGAGGTCAGCAGGGAGAAATACAAATTCGGGGAGGGAAACGAGGTTGACTTTTCAGTGGCCTCTTACTTCCTGAGAAAGGTGGCCCGGGCGGTTCTGAGGAACGGACTTCCAGATGGCGTTGACATGCTTAACGTGAACGTTCCAAGCGATGCCAGCGAGGAAACAGGGATAGCGGTCACGAGGCTCGCCCACAGAATGTACCGGCCTACCATAGAGGAGCGCATAGACCCCAAGGGTAACCCCTACTACTGGATAGTCGGCAGGAAATGCAGGGAGTTCGAGCTAGGAACTGATGCCTACGCCCTGAAGGTTGAAAGAAAGGTAAGCGTAACGCCCATAAACATCGACATGACTGCGAGGGTTGATCTTGAGGACTTATACGAACTTTTAGTCATTTGA
- the ftsY gene encoding signal recognition particle-docking protein FtsY, producing the protein MLGKLKEKLGSFVEKVSQTEISEKDVENALWDLEIELLEADVALETVEELKERIKEKLVGQKVKIGTNKKALVEEAVREAVLEVLTPEKKIDLLEMIRSKEEKPFVIAFVGFNGSGKTTTIAKLAHWLKKNGLSVVIAASDTFRAGAIEQVEEHAKRVGVKVIKHSYGADPAAVAYDAIQHAKARGLDVVLIDTAGRNELNRNLMDEMKKIARVTKPDLVIFVGDSLSGNAVVEQAKQFNEAVKIDGVILTKLDADARGGAALSISHAIGAPILFVGVGQGYDDLKPFDEKWFVERIFGEG; encoded by the coding sequence ATGCTTGGAAAGCTCAAGGAGAAGTTAGGCTCATTCGTTGAGAAAGTCTCACAGACTGAAATAAGCGAGAAGGACGTCGAGAACGCCCTCTGGGACCTGGAGATAGAGCTTCTCGAAGCAGACGTTGCACTTGAGACCGTCGAGGAGCTGAAGGAGAGGATAAAGGAAAAGCTCGTCGGCCAGAAGGTCAAGATAGGAACCAACAAGAAGGCTTTGGTTGAGGAAGCCGTCCGCGAAGCGGTCCTGGAGGTTCTCACGCCTGAAAAAAAGATTGACCTCCTGGAGATGATACGCTCCAAAGAGGAGAAGCCCTTCGTCATAGCCTTCGTGGGCTTCAACGGCTCCGGGAAGACGACAACCATAGCCAAGCTCGCCCACTGGCTCAAAAAGAACGGGCTGAGCGTCGTAATAGCGGCGAGCGACACATTCCGTGCCGGGGCAATAGAGCAGGTCGAGGAGCATGCAAAGCGCGTCGGGGTCAAGGTCATAAAGCACTCCTACGGTGCCGACCCAGCGGCGGTAGCCTACGATGCAATCCAGCACGCGAAGGCCAGAGGACTTGATGTCGTTCTCATAGACACCGCCGGGAGGAACGAGCTGAACAGAAACCTCATGGATGAGATGAAGAAGATAGCGCGCGTAACCAAGCCCGACCTGGTGATATTCGTCGGCGACAGCCTGAGCGGAAACGCCGTCGTCGAGCAGGCGAAGCAGTTCAACGAAGCTGTTAAGATAGACGGAGTAATTCTCACAAAGCTCGATGCGGACGCGAGGGGCGGTGCGGCGCTGAGCATAAGCCACGCTATAGGCGCGCCCATACTCTTCGTCGGCGTCGGTCAGGGCTACGACGACCTCAAACCCTTCGACGAGAAGTGGTTCGTGGAGAGGATTTTTGGAGAGGGGTGA
- a CDS encoding BMP family lipoprotein, whose amino-acid sequence MKKLFSLFLIGLLALGVVASGCISPGKEETQTKGAIAIVYDVGGRGDLSFNDMAYLGASKAAKDFNLELVELQSNSEDDYVKNLETLASQKKYLVIIAVGFMMTDAVKQVADEYPDQKFAIIDGYIPDKDNVMSILFKENEGSALAGALAGLIAANDGKDKVGIVLGMEIPVLYKFEAGYRFGVKWAEDYYKQKTGNDVSIDVIYQYTGTFNDAAKGKAAARAQLAQGAWVIYQVAGGTGLGVFDAVSEVLDSQGKKMGPPFAIGVDSAQDWIKPGVIIASMMKRVDVGVYTAVKDAVEGTFKGGIVELGLKEDGVGISSVDDVMAMFNSLPEDTQKQKLKDLGFNSKDELKQYLEQTRAQVPAWIWEAVNDLKGKIITGTIKVPAPMDKEGIEKVRAAKTWQEMMELAK is encoded by the coding sequence ATGAAGAAGCTGTTTAGCCTGTTTTTAATTGGCCTCTTGGCTCTCGGCGTAGTGGCCAGCGGATGTATTTCTCCAGGAAAGGAAGAAACTCAGACCAAGGGTGCCATTGCCATAGTTTACGATGTCGGTGGCAGGGGTGACCTGAGCTTCAACGACATGGCCTACCTTGGAGCTTCCAAGGCCGCAAAGGACTTCAATCTGGAGCTGGTGGAACTCCAGAGCAACAGTGAGGACGACTACGTCAAGAACCTTGAGACCCTCGCAAGCCAGAAGAAGTACCTCGTTATCATAGCCGTCGGCTTCATGATGACCGACGCGGTTAAGCAGGTTGCCGATGAGTATCCGGACCAGAAGTTCGCCATAATCGACGGTTACATTCCTGACAAGGACAACGTCATGAGCATCCTCTTCAAGGAGAACGAGGGTTCTGCCCTTGCCGGTGCGCTCGCTGGCCTCATAGCGGCCAACGACGGCAAGGACAAGGTCGGAATCGTCCTTGGAATGGAGATACCTGTTCTCTACAAGTTTGAGGCAGGTTACCGCTTCGGTGTCAAGTGGGCTGAGGACTACTACAAGCAGAAGACCGGAAATGACGTCAGCATAGACGTCATCTACCAGTACACCGGAACCTTTAACGACGCAGCCAAGGGTAAAGCCGCTGCCAGGGCCCAGCTCGCCCAGGGAGCATGGGTCATCTATCAGGTCGCCGGCGGAACCGGACTCGGTGTCTTCGACGCCGTTTCAGAGGTTCTCGACTCCCAGGGCAAGAAGATGGGTCCGCCGTTTGCAATCGGTGTTGACTCTGCCCAGGACTGGATCAAGCCGGGCGTCATAATAGCCAGCATGATGAAGCGCGTTGATGTCGGTGTCTACACCGCCGTTAAGGATGCCGTGGAAGGCACCTTCAAGGGAGGCATAGTCGAGCTCGGCCTTAAGGAAGACGGTGTCGGCATAAGCAGCGTTGACGACGTCATGGCAATGTTCAACTCTCTCCCGGAGGACACCCAGAAGCAGAAACTCAAGGACCTCGGCTTCAACAGCAAGGACGAACTCAAGCAATACCTTGAGCAGACCAGGGCCCAGGTTCCGGCCTGGATATGGGAGGCCGTCAACGACCTCAAGGGTAAGATAATAACCGGAACTATAAAGGTCCCGGCTCCGATGGACAAGGAAGGCATAGAGAAGGTCCGCGCCGCCAAGACCTGGCAGGAAATGATGGAGCTCGCCAAGTGA
- a CDS encoding ABC transporter ATP-binding protein, whose protein sequence is MERTPIIEMKGIVKVYPDGTKALKGVDLTVYKGEILGLLGENGAGKTTLMKILFGMLHPTSGKIFIRGEEVRFKSPSDAIAHGIGMVHQHFTLVEVFDALHNIILGMEGHGLFSKIDVDRATEKLQKLMEDLNFKVPLDVPVEDLPVGVQQRIEILKMLFRDVDVLILDEPTAVLTPLEVEELFAVLKKLKAEGKTIIFISHKLNEVMELTDRVTVIRKGEVIGTVNTSEATPQLLARMMVGRDVVLRIQKPPKEPGEPILEIRDLWVKGDRGEEAVGGLSFEVRAGEIFGIAGVEGNGQTELIEAITGLRRPEKGQILLNGVEITGRSPRELYEAGMAHIPEDRTHMGLILNMTVTENAILGLQWMKEFQRWKGTIDWNRAREHTRRLIEEFEIVAPGVDAPVKSLSGGNQQKLIVAREVSKKPVLIVASQPTRGVDVASTEYIRNYLVKLRNEGKAVLLVSADLDEVVQLSDRMGIIYEGEFMGIVKPEEVTTEEIGMMMGGIRYEEIRK, encoded by the coding sequence ATGGAGAGGACGCCAATAATCGAGATGAAGGGAATCGTCAAGGTCTATCCCGACGGCACTAAGGCCCTTAAGGGCGTTGACCTTACAGTGTATAAAGGTGAGATTTTGGGTCTCCTCGGTGAGAACGGCGCCGGAAAGACCACCCTTATGAAGATCCTTTTCGGCATGCTTCATCCAACCTCGGGTAAAATATTCATAAGAGGTGAGGAGGTCAGGTTTAAGAGCCCCTCCGATGCTATAGCTCATGGCATCGGCATGGTTCACCAGCATTTCACGCTCGTTGAGGTTTTCGATGCCCTCCATAACATAATTCTCGGCATGGAGGGCCACGGGCTGTTCTCAAAGATTGATGTTGATAGGGCCACAGAAAAGCTTCAGAAGCTCATGGAAGACCTAAACTTCAAAGTCCCCCTGGACGTTCCGGTTGAGGACCTCCCGGTGGGAGTCCAGCAGAGGATTGAAATCCTCAAGATGCTCTTCAGGGACGTTGACGTTCTGATACTCGACGAGCCGACGGCCGTGCTGACGCCCCTTGAGGTTGAGGAACTCTTCGCCGTTCTCAAAAAGCTGAAGGCCGAGGGGAAGACGATAATCTTCATCAGCCACAAACTCAACGAGGTCATGGAGCTCACGGACCGCGTTACGGTTATCAGAAAGGGCGAGGTTATAGGAACAGTCAACACGAGTGAGGCAACGCCCCAGCTGCTGGCAAGGATGATGGTGGGAAGGGACGTCGTTCTCAGGATACAGAAGCCGCCCAAGGAGCCTGGAGAGCCCATACTTGAGATACGGGACCTCTGGGTGAAGGGTGACAGGGGCGAAGAAGCCGTCGGGGGGCTGTCATTTGAGGTACGGGCCGGCGAGATATTCGGGATAGCAGGTGTTGAGGGCAACGGTCAGACAGAACTCATCGAGGCCATCACCGGACTCAGAAGGCCCGAAAAGGGACAGATTCTTTTAAACGGAGTGGAGATAACTGGCAGGAGTCCAAGGGAACTCTATGAAGCTGGAATGGCTCACATCCCTGAAGACAGGACCCATATGGGGCTGATACTTAACATGACCGTCACGGAGAACGCGATACTCGGTCTCCAGTGGATGAAGGAGTTCCAGCGCTGGAAGGGGACGATAGACTGGAACAGGGCCAGGGAGCACACCAGACGGCTCATAGAGGAGTTCGAAATCGTCGCTCCGGGTGTTGATGCCCCCGTCAAGAGCCTCAGCGGCGGCAACCAGCAGAAGCTTATCGTTGCAAGGGAGGTCAGCAAGAAGCCCGTGCTCATAGTGGCTTCCCAGCCTACAAGGGGCGTTGACGTCGCCTCCACGGAATACATCAGGAACTACCTCGTGAAGCTCAGGAACGAGGGTAAGGCGGTTCTCCTTGTATCCGCGGATCTTGACGAGGTCGTCCAGCTCAGCGACCGGATGGGAATAATATACGAGGGCGAGTTCATGGGCATTGTGAAGCCCGAGGAGGTCACCACAGAAGAGATTGGTATGATGATGGGAGGTATCCGCTATGAAGAAATCAGGAAGTGA
- a CDS encoding ABC transporter permease — protein sequence MKKSGSELLKSLNFRPFIESLIAIFVGFLIGAIVLLAFGYNPFEAYYWLFQGALGSTRGIASTLKYATPIMLTALTFAIGTRTGIFNIGAEGSFYFGAIAAVIFTNVWDNMLFGLVMGMLLGALWALPAAVLKVYRGVHEVISTIMLNWIGWFFVLWLIVGPYANPNDPNKTIRIPVDARLPEIGYGLSIAIIIAVVAALLTYFLLWHTTMGFGMRASGMNEKAARYAGMNPKMAVMWSFLIGGLLSGLGGAMKIMGEGPTYAISQGGANIYGFGFDGIGVSLVGRNHPLGIILAAIFFGMLRAGTALMQAQAQVPLEIIKVIQGIIVITVAIPSLYDLIKKAIHRGAAQ from the coding sequence ATGAAGAAATCAGGAAGTGAGCTCCTCAAATCCCTGAACTTCCGTCCGTTCATCGAGAGCCTCATAGCCATATTCGTCGGCTTCCTCATAGGTGCGATAGTTCTTCTGGCTTTCGGCTACAACCCCTTCGAGGCCTACTACTGGCTCTTCCAGGGTGCGCTTGGCTCCACCCGGGGAATCGCCTCGACCCTCAAGTACGCAACGCCCATAATGCTCACGGCACTGACCTTTGCGATAGGCACCAGAACGGGAATATTCAACATAGGTGCAGAGGGCTCCTTCTACTTCGGTGCAATAGCGGCGGTGATATTCACCAACGTCTGGGACAACATGCTCTTCGGCCTTGTCATGGGCATGCTCCTTGGAGCGCTCTGGGCGCTTCCGGCCGCGGTTCTCAAGGTTTATCGCGGCGTCCATGAGGTCATATCCACGATAATGCTCAACTGGATCGGCTGGTTCTTCGTGCTATGGCTTATAGTCGGACCATACGCCAACCCCAACGACCCCAACAAGACCATCAGGATTCCTGTCGATGCTAGACTCCCGGAGATTGGCTACGGCCTTTCAATAGCCATCATAATCGCGGTGGTAGCGGCCCTGCTGACGTACTTCCTGCTCTGGCACACAACAATGGGCTTCGGAATGCGCGCCAGCGGAATGAACGAGAAGGCGGCACGCTACGCCGGAATGAACCCCAAGATGGCCGTTATGTGGTCTTTCCTCATCGGCGGTCTGCTCAGCGGACTGGGAGGTGCCATGAAGATCATGGGTGAAGGCCCCACCTATGCCATCAGTCAGGGAGGAGCTAACATCTACGGCTTCGGTTTTGACGGTATCGGTGTCTCTCTGGTCGGCAGAAACCACCCGCTCGGAATAATCCTCGCGGCGATATTCTTTGGAATGCTCCGCGCTGGAACGGCCCTGATGCAGGCTCAGGCACAGGTTCCGCTCGAAATCATCAAGGTCATCCAGGGAATCATAGTCATAACCGTTGCCATTCCGAGCCTCTACGACCTGATTAAGAAGGCCATTCACAGGGGGGCTGCCCAATGA
- a CDS encoding ABC transporter permease: MNVGDVLTILFTSLMAMVPIVLTSVGAAWSERAGVVSIGYEGVLLMSAFFGAIFAELAHNAIVGLVGGIVVGVLLGMLHGALTVYLKGDHVIPGIGINLLALGVVPFGILAYWGTAGQHQLPDDAQMWHIRTPYGELSPMVFVTIAIAIVTWWVLFKTPLGLRVRSVGENPEAADALGINVEKYRFWSTVYGHALAGLGGAFMSVDWLGLVHKTMSGGRGFIALANMVFSGWNPLVSLIGGWLFGFFDALATWLAPKHIIPGQFILMLPYIMTIIIVAGIIGKARPPKWDGRPYKRE, from the coding sequence ATGAACGTTGGTGACGTCCTCACAATACTGTTCACCTCCCTCATGGCCATGGTGCCGATAGTGCTTACCAGCGTCGGCGCCGCCTGGAGCGAGCGCGCCGGTGTGGTCAGCATCGGCTACGAGGGTGTTCTCCTGATGAGCGCATTCTTCGGCGCGATATTTGCAGAACTTGCGCACAACGCCATAGTTGGCCTCGTCGGCGGAATAGTCGTTGGCGTCCTGCTTGGCATGCTCCACGGCGCCCTCACGGTGTACCTCAAGGGAGACCACGTCATTCCGGGTATAGGCATCAACCTCCTGGCGCTCGGTGTGGTTCCCTTCGGCATACTGGCCTACTGGGGAACCGCCGGGCAGCACCAGCTTCCCGATGACGCGCAGATGTGGCACATCAGAACCCCATACGGCGAGCTGAGCCCCATGGTCTTCGTGACAATAGCGATAGCCATAGTAACCTGGTGGGTGCTCTTCAAGACGCCACTCGGTCTGCGCGTCCGCTCCGTCGGTGAAAACCCCGAGGCGGCAGACGCGCTGGGCATCAACGTCGAGAAGTACAGGTTCTGGTCCACAGTTTACGGACACGCCCTCGCCGGTCTCGGTGGGGCTTTCATGAGCGTTGACTGGCTCGGCCTGGTTCACAAGACGATGTCGGGAGGCAGGGGTTTCATAGCGCTGGCCAACATGGTCTTCAGCGGCTGGAACCCGCTCGTGTCCCTGATAGGCGGCTGGCTCTTCGGATTCTTCGACGCCCTCGCCACGTGGCTGGCACCGAAGCACATAATCCCCGGGCAGTTCATCCTCATGCTGCCATACATAATGACCATTATCATCGTGGCGGGAATCATCGGCAAGGCCAGGCCGCCGAAGTGGGACGGAAGGCCATACAAGAGGGAGTGA
- a CDS encoding metal ABC transporter solute-binding protein, Zn/Mn family produces the protein MKRLLVIMMLLTGIIAPFTGAVDDRPLVVTSIAPLAAIVQDAFGDSVEVVYLIPPGADPHEYQLTASQIELLRGASVIVTTGGHLPVEKKIAELKEEGTITGEALFIDDYKREGFRYLPEHWYGGKDNPHGVWLDPTNALAIARATEKVLEKTDPANAEKYLAGYRDFEARVRAITEAYLAIVDGNLTAVIQMPPDQYALEWLGIKAIASIKPEEEVPAIGVDELVPTAAKADVVVYAVDSPDQLKDAARELAAKSGKPSAEIRVFWKDEPYTKVLTENSAAVVKALGGKPPEKIPTQRSDVTQYVVISLVVGLVLGTALGVILKK, from the coding sequence ATGAAGAGGCTGCTGGTAATCATGATGCTCCTCACGGGCATAATCGCACCGTTCACCGGCGCCGTGGATGATAGACCGCTCGTCGTCACCAGCATCGCACCACTGGCGGCAATAGTTCAGGACGCCTTCGGTGACTCGGTGGAGGTGGTCTACCTGATTCCCCCGGGAGCAGATCCCCACGAGTACCAGCTCACGGCAAGTCAGATAGAACTCCTGAGGGGGGCAAGCGTCATCGTAACGACCGGCGGCCATCTCCCGGTGGAGAAGAAGATAGCGGAGCTGAAGGAGGAGGGCACGATAACGGGCGAGGCGCTCTTCATTGACGACTACAAACGCGAGGGCTTCAGGTACCTCCCGGAGCACTGGTACGGGGGCAAGGACAATCCACACGGCGTCTGGCTTGACCCCACGAACGCTCTGGCCATCGCCAGAGCCACCGAAAAGGTCCTGGAAAAGACCGACCCCGCAAACGCAGAGAAGTACCTTGCCGGGTACAGAGATTTCGAAGCCAGGGTAAGGGCGATAACGGAGGCGTACCTGGCCATTGTTGATGGGAACCTCACGGCGGTTATACAGATGCCCCCAGACCAGTACGCTCTGGAGTGGCTTGGAATCAAAGCAATCGCCTCGATAAAGCCGGAGGAGGAAGTGCCGGCCATAGGGGTGGATGAACTTGTCCCCACAGCGGCCAAGGCAGACGTCGTGGTCTACGCCGTGGACAGCCCAGACCAGCTAAAGGACGCGGCGAGGGAACTGGCAGCCAAGAGCGGAAAGCCGTCCGCGGAGATAAGGGTCTTCTGGAAGGACGAGCCCTACACGAAAGTCCTCACGGAGAACAGCGCCGCCGTCGTCAAAGCCCTCGGAGGAAAGCCACCGGAAAAGATACCCACACAGAGAAGCGACGTCACCCAGTACGTGGTAATCTCGCTCGTCGTTGGCCTCGTTCTTGGAACGGCCCTGGGGGTAATACTGAAGAAGTGA